A genome region from Myxocyprinus asiaticus isolate MX2 ecotype Aquarium Trade chromosome 12, UBuf_Myxa_2, whole genome shotgun sequence includes the following:
- the LOC127448739 gene encoding rap1 GTPase-activating protein 1-like isoform X2 has protein sequence MIERMQGSRMDEQRCTLPPPLKTEEDYIPYPGVHEVLGRTGPFPLILLPQFGGYWIEGTNHDLSSSSTPEEPPICPATQVKLETNSIAKIYRKHFLGKEHFNYYSVDSALGHLVFSVKYDVIGDQEHLRLLLRSKFKTCHDVIPISCLTEFPNVVQMAKLVCEEVNVDRFYPVLYPKASRLIVTFDEHVISNNFKFGVIYQKFAQTTEEELFGNNEESPAFVEFLEFLGQKIELHDFKGFRGGLDVTHGQTGTESVYHNFHNKEIMFHVATKLPYTEGDSQQLQRKRHIGNDIVAIVFQEENTPFVPDMIASNFLHAYVVVQVENACTDNVLYKVSVTARDDVPFFGPALPDPAIFKKSPEFHEFLLTKLINAEYSCYKAEKFAKLEERTRSALMETLYEELYVNSQSMMGLGGEDDKLENGGGGGGGFFESFKRVIRSRSQSMDAMGLSNKKPHTVSTSHSGSFTHNPPDTPKTTGISLIIPGKSPTRKKSGPFSSRRSSAIGIENIQEVQERSSREVSPSPQRASDIGHIAQDLRSDNSSNQSSPEMPTTKISSGMCCRAPSIPESHDLSRSSSNASSFTSVVEENEQEHDAAEEYDTGLESLSSAGTPHKRDLFTCSAVWFEDSSGSASRSSPHGPFRQHSEPLRPKTERQDSNC, from the exons ATGATAGAGCGAATGCAG GGCAGTAGAATGGACGAACAGAGGTGCACACTACCACCTCCCCTCAAA ACGGAGGAAGACTACATTCCATATCCTGGCGTACATGAG GTATTGGGTCGTACAGGCCCTTTCCCTCTCATTCTGCTGCCCCAGTTTGGGGGCTACTGGATTGAAGGGACTAATCATGATTTAAGCTCCTCCTCTACACCAGAGGAACCGCCCATCTGCCCCGCAACACAGGTCAAACTAGAGACAAACAGCATAGCAAAGATCTACAGGAAACACTTCCTGGGAAAG GAGCACTTTAATTATTACTCAGTGGACAGCGCTCTGGGCCACCTGGTCTTCTCTGTGAAGTATGATGTGATTGGAGACCAGGAGCACCTTCGACTGTTGCTTAG GTCAAAGTTTAAAACATGCCATGATGTGATACCGATTTCCTGTCTGACAGAGTTCCCCAATGTTGTCCAGATGGCCAAG CTTGTCTGTGAAGAGGTGAATGTGGACAGATTTTATCCAGTCTTATACCCAAAG GCGTCCAGACTCATTGTGACCTTTGATGAGCACGTCATCAGCAACAACTTCAAGTTTGGAGTCATCTACCAGAAATTTGCCCAG ACAACAGAAGAGGAGCTTTTTGGGAACAATGAGGAAAGTCCAGCCTTTGTTGAGTTTCTGGAGTTCTTGGGACAGAAGATTGAACTTCATGATTTTAAAGG GTTTCGTGGTGGCTTGGATGTGACACACGGCCAGACAGGAACTGAGTCAGTCTACCACAACTTCCACAACAAAGAGATCATGTTCCATGTGGCCACTAAACTGCCGTACACCGAAGGAGATTCCCAGCAG CTCCAGAGGAAGAGGCATATAGGAAATGACATTGTGGCTATAGTGTTCCAAGAAGAAAACACACCATTTGTGCCAGATATGATTGCATCAAACTTCCTACACGCTTATGTGGTCGTGCAAGTGGAAAATGCCTGCACAGATAATGTCCTCTACAAG GTATCTGTTACTGCAAGAGATGATGTGCCTTTCTTTGGACCTGCCCTTCCAGACCCAGCTATCTTCAAGAAG AGTCCGGAGTTTCACGAGTTCCTCTTGACCAAACTGATCAACGCTGAATATTCCTGCTATAAAGCGGAGAAGTTTGCCAAGCTGGAG GAGAGAACACGTTCTGCTCTGATGGAGACATTGTATGAGGAGCTTTACGTGAACAGTCAGTCCATGATGGGTCTGGGAGGAGAGGACGACAAACTGGAGAACGGAGGAGGAGGGGGAGGCGGCTTCTTTGAGTCTTTCAAG CGAGTAATCCGCAGCAGAAGTCAGTCTATGGATGCTATGGGCCTCAGTAATAAGAAACCACACACTGTCTCCACAAGCCACAGTGGAAGCTTTACACACAACCCTCCAGACACCCCCAAAACAACCGGCATT TCCTTGATCATTCCTGGAAAAAGCCCAACCCGTAAGAAATCTGGTCCGTTCAGTTCCAGGAGGAGTAGTGCCATTGGGATTGAGAACATACAAGAGGTTCAGGAGAGGAG CAGTAGAGAGGTTTCTCCTAGTCCACAGAGGGCATCTGACATTGGACACattgctcaggacctcagatcaGACAATTCATCCAATCAGAGCTCACCAGAGATGCCAACCACTAAGATTAG TTCCGGCATGTGCTGTCGAGCTCCTTCTATCCCAGAGTCACATGACCTGTCTCGCTCCTCATCCAATGCCAGCAGCTTCACCAGCGTGGTGGAGGAGAACGAACAGGAGCATGAC
- the LOC127448739 gene encoding rap1 GTPase-activating protein 1-like isoform X5 has product MYSFHSPALIAMRQRRWYSDTSDIFAMIERMQGSRMDEQRCTLPPPLKTEEDYIPYPGVHEVLGRTGPFPLILLPQFGGYWIEGTNHDLSSSSTPEEPPICPATQVKLETNSIAKIYRKHFLGKEHFNYYSVDSALGHLVFSVKYDVIGDQEHLRLLLRSKFKTCHDVIPISCLTEFPNVVQMAKLVCEEVNVDRFYPVLYPKASRLIVTFDEHVISNNFKFGVIYQKFAQTTEEELFGNNEESPAFVEFLEFLGQKIELHDFKGFRGGLDVTHGQTGTESVYHNFHNKEIMFHVATKLPYTEGDSQQLQRKRHIGNDIVAIVFQEENTPFVPDMIASNFLHAYVVVQVENACTDNVLYKVSVTARDDVPFFGPALPDPAIFKKSPEFHEFLLTKLINAEYSCYKAEKFAKLEERTRSALMETLYEELYVNSQSMMGLGGEDDKLENGGGGGGGFFESFKRVIRSRSQSMDAMGLSNKKPHTVSTSHSGSFTHNPPDTPKTTGISLIIPGKSPTRKKSGPFSSRRSSAIGIENIQEVQERSSREVSPSPQRASDIGHIAQDLRSDNSSNQSSPEMPTTKISSGMCCRAPSIPESHDLSRSSSNASSFTSVVEENEQEHDAAEEYDTGLESLSSAGTPHKRDLFTCSAVWFEDSSGSASRSSPHGPFRQHSEPLRPKTERQDSNC; this is encoded by the exons ATGTACAGTTTTCACAGTCCAGCACTCATTGCCATGCGCCAACGCAGGTGGTACAGTGAT ACATCAGATATATTTGCCATGATAGAGCGAATGCAG GGCAGTAGAATGGACGAACAGAGGTGCACACTACCACCTCCCCTCAAA ACGGAGGAAGACTACATTCCATATCCTGGCGTACATGAG GTATTGGGTCGTACAGGCCCTTTCCCTCTCATTCTGCTGCCCCAGTTTGGGGGCTACTGGATTGAAGGGACTAATCATGATTTAAGCTCCTCCTCTACACCAGAGGAACCGCCCATCTGCCCCGCAACACAGGTCAAACTAGAGACAAACAGCATAGCAAAGATCTACAGGAAACACTTCCTGGGAAAG GAGCACTTTAATTATTACTCAGTGGACAGCGCTCTGGGCCACCTGGTCTTCTCTGTGAAGTATGATGTGATTGGAGACCAGGAGCACCTTCGACTGTTGCTTAG GTCAAAGTTTAAAACATGCCATGATGTGATACCGATTTCCTGTCTGACAGAGTTCCCCAATGTTGTCCAGATGGCCAAG CTTGTCTGTGAAGAGGTGAATGTGGACAGATTTTATCCAGTCTTATACCCAAAG GCGTCCAGACTCATTGTGACCTTTGATGAGCACGTCATCAGCAACAACTTCAAGTTTGGAGTCATCTACCAGAAATTTGCCCAG ACAACAGAAGAGGAGCTTTTTGGGAACAATGAGGAAAGTCCAGCCTTTGTTGAGTTTCTGGAGTTCTTGGGACAGAAGATTGAACTTCATGATTTTAAAGG GTTTCGTGGTGGCTTGGATGTGACACACGGCCAGACAGGAACTGAGTCAGTCTACCACAACTTCCACAACAAAGAGATCATGTTCCATGTGGCCACTAAACTGCCGTACACCGAAGGAGATTCCCAGCAG CTCCAGAGGAAGAGGCATATAGGAAATGACATTGTGGCTATAGTGTTCCAAGAAGAAAACACACCATTTGTGCCAGATATGATTGCATCAAACTTCCTACACGCTTATGTGGTCGTGCAAGTGGAAAATGCCTGCACAGATAATGTCCTCTACAAG GTATCTGTTACTGCAAGAGATGATGTGCCTTTCTTTGGACCTGCCCTTCCAGACCCAGCTATCTTCAAGAAG AGTCCGGAGTTTCACGAGTTCCTCTTGACCAAACTGATCAACGCTGAATATTCCTGCTATAAAGCGGAGAAGTTTGCCAAGCTGGAG GAGAGAACACGTTCTGCTCTGATGGAGACATTGTATGAGGAGCTTTACGTGAACAGTCAGTCCATGATGGGTCTGGGAGGAGAGGACGACAAACTGGAGAACGGAGGAGGAGGGGGAGGCGGCTTCTTTGAGTCTTTCAAG CGAGTAATCCGCAGCAGAAGTCAGTCTATGGATGCTATGGGCCTCAGTAATAAGAAACCACACACTGTCTCCACAAGCCACAGTGGAAGCTTTACACACAACCCTCCAGACACCCCCAAAACAACCGGCATT TCCTTGATCATTCCTGGAAAAAGCCCAACCCGTAAGAAATCTGGTCCGTTCAGTTCCAGGAGGAGTAGTGCCATTGGGATTGAGAACATACAAGAGGTTCAGGAGAGGAG CAGTAGAGAGGTTTCTCCTAGTCCACAGAGGGCATCTGACATTGGACACattgctcaggacctcagatcaGACAATTCATCCAATCAGAGCTCACCAGAGATGCCAACCACTAAGATTAG TTCCGGCATGTGCTGTCGAGCTCCTTCTATCCCAGAGTCACATGACCTGTCTCGCTCCTCATCCAATGCCAGCAGCTTCACCAGCGTGGTGGAGGAGAACGAACAGGAGCATGAC
- the LOC127448739 gene encoding rap1 GTPase-activating protein 1-like isoform X6, with product MTKGQKGSRMDEQRCTLPPPLKTEEDYIPYPGVHEVLGRTGPFPLILLPQFGGYWIEGTNHDLSSSSTPEEPPICPATQVKLETNSIAKIYRKHFLGKEHFNYYSVDSALGHLVFSVKYDVIGDQEHLRLLLRSKFKTCHDVIPISCLTEFPNVVQMAKLVCEEVNVDRFYPVLYPKASRLIVTFDEHVISNNFKFGVIYQKFAQTTEEELFGNNEESPAFVEFLEFLGQKIELHDFKGFRGGLDVTHGQTGTESVYHNFHNKEIMFHVATKLPYTEGDSQQLQRKRHIGNDIVAIVFQEENTPFVPDMIASNFLHAYVVVQVENACTDNVLYKVSVTARDDVPFFGPALPDPAIFKKSPEFHEFLLTKLINAEYSCYKAEKFAKLEERTRSALMETLYEELYVNSQSMMGLGGEDDKLENGGGGGGGFFESFKRVIRSRSQSMDAMGLSNKKPHTVSTSHSGSFTHNPPDTPKTTGISLIIPGKSPTRKKSGPFSSRRSSAIGIENIQEVQERSSREVSPSPQRASDIGHIAQDLRSDNSSNQSSPEMPTTKISSGMCCRAPSIPESHDLSRSSSNASSFTSVVEENEQEHDAAEEYDTGLESLSSAGTPHKRDLFTCSAVWFEDSSGSASRSSPHGPFRQHSEPLRPKTERQDSNC from the exons atgacaaaaggtCAAAAG GGCAGTAGAATGGACGAACAGAGGTGCACACTACCACCTCCCCTCAAA ACGGAGGAAGACTACATTCCATATCCTGGCGTACATGAG GTATTGGGTCGTACAGGCCCTTTCCCTCTCATTCTGCTGCCCCAGTTTGGGGGCTACTGGATTGAAGGGACTAATCATGATTTAAGCTCCTCCTCTACACCAGAGGAACCGCCCATCTGCCCCGCAACACAGGTCAAACTAGAGACAAACAGCATAGCAAAGATCTACAGGAAACACTTCCTGGGAAAG GAGCACTTTAATTATTACTCAGTGGACAGCGCTCTGGGCCACCTGGTCTTCTCTGTGAAGTATGATGTGATTGGAGACCAGGAGCACCTTCGACTGTTGCTTAG GTCAAAGTTTAAAACATGCCATGATGTGATACCGATTTCCTGTCTGACAGAGTTCCCCAATGTTGTCCAGATGGCCAAG CTTGTCTGTGAAGAGGTGAATGTGGACAGATTTTATCCAGTCTTATACCCAAAG GCGTCCAGACTCATTGTGACCTTTGATGAGCACGTCATCAGCAACAACTTCAAGTTTGGAGTCATCTACCAGAAATTTGCCCAG ACAACAGAAGAGGAGCTTTTTGGGAACAATGAGGAAAGTCCAGCCTTTGTTGAGTTTCTGGAGTTCTTGGGACAGAAGATTGAACTTCATGATTTTAAAGG GTTTCGTGGTGGCTTGGATGTGACACACGGCCAGACAGGAACTGAGTCAGTCTACCACAACTTCCACAACAAAGAGATCATGTTCCATGTGGCCACTAAACTGCCGTACACCGAAGGAGATTCCCAGCAG CTCCAGAGGAAGAGGCATATAGGAAATGACATTGTGGCTATAGTGTTCCAAGAAGAAAACACACCATTTGTGCCAGATATGATTGCATCAAACTTCCTACACGCTTATGTGGTCGTGCAAGTGGAAAATGCCTGCACAGATAATGTCCTCTACAAG GTATCTGTTACTGCAAGAGATGATGTGCCTTTCTTTGGACCTGCCCTTCCAGACCCAGCTATCTTCAAGAAG AGTCCGGAGTTTCACGAGTTCCTCTTGACCAAACTGATCAACGCTGAATATTCCTGCTATAAAGCGGAGAAGTTTGCCAAGCTGGAG GAGAGAACACGTTCTGCTCTGATGGAGACATTGTATGAGGAGCTTTACGTGAACAGTCAGTCCATGATGGGTCTGGGAGGAGAGGACGACAAACTGGAGAACGGAGGAGGAGGGGGAGGCGGCTTCTTTGAGTCTTTCAAG CGAGTAATCCGCAGCAGAAGTCAGTCTATGGATGCTATGGGCCTCAGTAATAAGAAACCACACACTGTCTCCACAAGCCACAGTGGAAGCTTTACACACAACCCTCCAGACACCCCCAAAACAACCGGCATT TCCTTGATCATTCCTGGAAAAAGCCCAACCCGTAAGAAATCTGGTCCGTTCAGTTCCAGGAGGAGTAGTGCCATTGGGATTGAGAACATACAAGAGGTTCAGGAGAGGAG CAGTAGAGAGGTTTCTCCTAGTCCACAGAGGGCATCTGACATTGGACACattgctcaggacctcagatcaGACAATTCATCCAATCAGAGCTCACCAGAGATGCCAACCACTAAGATTAG TTCCGGCATGTGCTGTCGAGCTCCTTCTATCCCAGAGTCACATGACCTGTCTCGCTCCTCATCCAATGCCAGCAGCTTCACCAGCGTGGTGGAGGAGAACGAACAGGAGCATGAC